CGCTCGGACCGCTCGAGCCACGTCCCCCGTCAGGAGGACGTCGGGGCGAGCGCGCCGCCATCTTTCTTGCAGGATTGCAGCAGCTCGTCGATCTCGTTGCTGTCGAGCACCTCGCGCTCGAGCAGGGCCTTGGCGATCTTGTGCAGCGCCTCGATGTTCTCCGACAGCAGCGCGCGAGCGCGCTCGTAGCCGCGCGTCACGAACGCGCGGATCTCGGCGTCGATCTCCTGCGCGGTGCTCTCCGAGTAGCCGGCGGCCTGGTTGAAGTCGCGGCCGAGGAAGATGTTCTCCTCCTTCGTGCCGAACGTCATCGGGCCGAGCTTGTCGCTCATGCCCCACTCGCAGACCATCTTGCGGGCGAGCTCGGTGGCGCGCTCGATGTCGTTGCCGGCGCCGGTCGTCACCTGACCGAGCACCAGCTCCTCGGCGGCGCGTCCGCCGAAGTAGATCGCAAGATCGTTCTCGAGGCGCGAGCGGCTCGCGGTGTGGCGGTCGTCGGTCGGCACCTGCTGGGTGAGGCCGAGCGCCATGCCGCGCGGGATGATCGTCACCTTGTGCACCGGGTCCGCGCCCGGGAGCAGCTTGGCGACCAGCGCGTGTCCCGCCTCGTGGTAGGCGGTGTTGCGCCGCTCCTCCTCGCTGATGATCATCGAGCGCCGCTCGGAGCCCATCAGGACCTTGTCCTTCGCGAGCTCGAAATCTCTTTGATTGACCTTGTCCTTGTCGGCGCGTGCGGCGAGCAGCGCGGCCTCGTTGACCAGGTTCTCGAGGTCGGCGCCCGAGAAGCCGGGCGTGCTGCGCGCGAGCAGTCCGATGTCGACGTCGTCCGCGAGCGGCACCTTGCGCAGGTGGACGCGGATGATCCCCTCGCGACCCTTGACGTCCGGACGCGGCACGATGACGCGGCGATCGAAGCGACCGGGGCGCAGCAGCGCCGGGTCGAGGACGTCCGGACGGTTGGTCGCGGCGATCAAGATCACGCCGTCGTTCGACTCGAAGCCGTCCATCTCGACGAGCAGCTGGTTGAGCGTCTGCTCGCGCTCGTCGTGGCCGCCGCCGAGACCCGCGCCGCGGTGGCGACCGACGGCGTCGATCTCGTCGATGAAGATGATGCAGGGCGCGTTCTTCTTGCCCTGCACGAACAGGTCGCGGACGCGCGAGGCGCCCACGCCGACGAACATCTCGACGAAGTCCGAGCCCGAGATCGAGAAGAACGGCACGC
This window of the Candidatus Binatia bacterium genome carries:
- the ftsH gene encoding ATP-dependent zinc metalloprotease FtsH produces the protein MNQFSRNLALWLVLGLMFLLLFQIFSKQQVQDPERDYSEFSEALDRGEISEVLIQGNVIRGRYQSGERFSTYNPGDPDLITRLREKGVKIQAKPEEGEPWYVVLLVQWFPMLLLIGVWIFFMRQMQVGGGKAMSFGKSRAKLLTEAQQKNTFADVAGIQEAKEELEEIIAFLKDPKKFTKLGGRIPKGVLLVGPPGTGKTLLARAIAGEAGVPFFSISGSDFVEMFVGVGASRVRDLFVQGKKNAPCIIFIDEIDAVGRHRGAGLGGGHDEREQTLNQLLVEMDGFESNDGVILIAATNRPDVLDPALLRPGRFDRRVIVPRPDVKGREGIIRVHLRKVPLADDVDIGLLARSTPGFSGADLENLVNEAALLAARADKDKVNQRDFELAKDKVLMGSERRSMIISEEERRNTAYHEAGHALVAKLLPGADPVHKVTIIPRGMALGLTQQVPTDDRHTASRSRLENDLAIYFGGRAAEELVLGQVTTGAGNDIERATELARKMVCEWGMSDKLGPMTFGTKEENIFLGRDFNQAAGYSESTAQEIDAEIRAFVTRGYERARALLSENIEALHKIAKALLEREVLDSNEIDELLQSCKKDGGALAPTSS